One window from the genome of Brassica napus cultivar Da-Ae unplaced genomic scaffold, Da-Ae ScsIHWf_259;HRSCAF=431, whole genome shotgun sequence encodes:
- the LOC106356729 gene encoding NAC domain-containing protein 6 — MAHPRDLKFSPIDQNLVGYYLRNRVDTGKDGFITDIKLYEDEPWLLPHVKNDQFKENMWFYFVLRTRNLGSRPKRTVPGRGSSNGGTWTTSGVKKAITDRNNPKVVIGYKTELAYHKKVKGKLKGDTTGWCMTEYWLASENDAQFQEVVLCHLRDNNKMVVDQPPESKNGDNDIATEQPQQGNSDDNNNRLLDFTHQQRPLIPPFEGQGLRLQTIMGYSDKATQEQQHPPISPPPQRQDSGSINNALVIMEDECVSQDEIFNLADLEAGITHPQQQHRQMMVDPYDDISFSRLAMPNNLIYHHEDSWHQDTSPWNNTNPRGLIFNSHGYEIQDQTVTKGHNQDSYY, encoded by the coding sequence ATGGCTCATCCAAGGGACTTAAAGTTCTCTCCGATTGACCAGAATTTGGTGGGGTATTATCTACGCAACAGAGTGGATACAGGAAAAGATGGTTTCATCACAGATATCAAACTTTATGAAGACGAGCCGTGGCTTCTTCCGCACGTCAAGAATGATCAATTCAAAGAGAACATGTGGTTTTACTTTGTTCTAAGGACACGTAATTTGGGGAGCAGGCCCAAACGCACGGTTCCCGGTAGAGGAAGCAGTAACGGcggaacttggacgacaagtgGCGTAAAGAAGGCGATCACTGACCGTAACAACCCCAAGGTTGTGATCGGATACAAAACAGAACTCGCGTACCACAAGAAAGTCAAGGGAAAGCTTAAAGGAGACACCACTGGTTGGTGTATGACGGAGTATTGGCTTGCAAGTGAGAACGATGCTCAGTTCCAAGAAGTAGTCTTGTGTCATCTCCGTGACAATAACAAGATGGTCGTTGACCAGCCACCAGAGAGCAAAAACGGAGACAATGACATCGCCACAGAGCAGCCTCAACAAGGGAACAGCGATGACAACAACAATAGACTCCTTGACTTCACTCATCAACAGCGGCCACTGATTCCTCCTTTTGAAGGACAGGGATTGAGACTTCAAACCATTATGGGATATTCTGATAAGGCCACTCAAGAACAACAACATCCACCGatttctcctcctcctcaacgTCAAGATTCCGGAAGCATAAACAACGCACTTGTAATCATGGAAGATGAGTGTGTTAGCCAAGATGAAATATTCAATCTAGCTGACCTGGAAGCCGGCATCACTCATCCACAACAACAACATCGTCAGATGATGGTGGATCCTTATGATGATATATCTTTCTCAAGATTGGCAATGCCGAACAACCTGATTTACCATCATGAAGACTCATGGCATCAAGATACCTCTCCATGGAACAACACCAATCCTCGTGGACTCATATTCAATTCTCATGGATATGAGATCCAAGATCAAACTGTCACCAAGGGACACAATCAAGATTCATATTATTAG